One genomic window of Candidatus Hydrogenedens sp. includes the following:
- the prfA gene encoding peptide chain release factor 1 produces the protein MREKIRAIVDEYNRLNEKMASPEVACDPEVYRKLVKTQREMEDIVQTYQLFELKEKHLNHTEEVIKEETDTELISLAQEEKQSLQEQLNELEQKLRILLLPKDPNDEKNTIIEIRAGTGGEEAGLFVADLYRMYIRFAEKKGWKVELLDSHPTELGGYKEICFQISGQSVYSQLKYEGGVHRVQRVPETEAQGRIHTSAVTVTVLPEADEIDIDIDPKDLQIDVYRSSGHGGQGVNTTDSAVRITHIPTGIVVTCQDERSQHKNKARALKVLRSRLLDIKTHEEQKTRSEHRKIQVGSGDRSERIRTYNFPQNRVTEHRIGLTLYSLDKVLDGELQPIIDALATADQAERLAQLAEAETSQTK, from the coding sequence CTGCGCGAAAAAATACGCGCTATAGTTGATGAGTATAATCGTCTGAATGAAAAAATGGCTTCCCCTGAAGTTGCATGTGACCCCGAAGTTTATCGGAAACTGGTTAAAACTCAGCGGGAAATGGAAGATATTGTTCAAACCTACCAATTATTTGAATTAAAAGAAAAACACCTAAATCATACAGAAGAAGTTATAAAAGAAGAAACAGACACCGAACTAATAAGTTTAGCACAGGAAGAAAAACAATCATTACAAGAACAATTAAATGAGTTGGAACAAAAACTTCGTATTTTACTTCTCCCCAAAGACCCCAATGATGAAAAAAATACAATTATAGAAATAAGAGCAGGAACCGGAGGGGAAGAAGCAGGGTTATTTGTTGCAGATTTGTATAGAATGTACATTAGATTTGCAGAAAAGAAAGGATGGAAAGTAGAATTATTAGATTCACATCCTACCGAGTTAGGAGGATATAAGGAGATTTGTTTTCAAATTTCGGGACAATCCGTTTATAGTCAATTAAAATATGAAGGAGGAGTTCACCGCGTTCAGCGAGTTCCAGAAACAGAGGCTCAGGGTAGGATTCACACCTCAGCTGTTACAGTTACCGTTTTGCCAGAGGCTGATGAAATTGATATAGATATTGACCCGAAAGACCTTCAAATAGATGTTTATCGTTCTTCGGGTCATGGCGGACAGGGAGTTAATACTACGGATTCTGCCGTTCGTATTACACATATTCCCACGGGAATTGTTGTTACATGTCAGGATGAACGCTCTCAACATAAAAATAAAGCAAGAGCATTAAAAGTTCTTCGTTCACGACTTTTAGATATTAAAACCCATGAAGAACAAAAAACACGGTCGGAACATAGAAAAATTCAAGTAGGTTCTGGAGATAGAAGTGAAAGAATTCGGACCTATAATTTTCCTCAAAATCGAGTAACAGAGCATAGAATAGGACTTACATTATATTCTCTCGATAAAGTTTTAGATGGAGAATTACAACCTATTATTGATGCTCTTGCAACAGCAGACCAAGCAGAAAGGTTAGCACAACTCGCAGAAGCGGAAACATCTCAAACAAAGTAA
- the rpmE gene encoding 50S ribosomal protein L31 yields the protein MKEGIHPNYVEATVKCACGNTFKTRATKPNINVEICSNCHPFFTGRQKFVDSEGRVERFQKKYARKASPKTQNK from the coding sequence ATGAAAGAAGGTATCCATCCGAATTATGTTGAAGCCACTGTAAAGTGTGCTTGTGGTAACACTTTTAAAACACGTGCTACAAAACCCAACATTAATGTGGAAATTTGTTCTAACTGTCATCCCTTTTTTACAGGAAGACAAAAATTTGTAGATAGTGAAGGTAGGGTAGAGAGATTCCAGAAAAAATATGCCAGGAAAGCAAGTCCTAAAACACAAAATAAATAA